Proteins from one Sander lucioperca isolate FBNREF2018 chromosome 16, SLUC_FBN_1.2, whole genome shotgun sequence genomic window:
- the LOC116035695 gene encoding cbp/p300-interacting transactivator 3-like, producing the protein MAEHMMMPMTHGFRMGMNGPPQHNGQPGMRTLPNGQVMHYGRNPQNSMEAAMRQRQGMVGPGGMAGPVNGVPMANHHHQMMSGNMMYNGQGPQQQQQHHHMHPQQQQQQHHQQQQQGGHPQQYLPGNLTSQQLMASMHLQKLNTQYHGHPLVSANGHHMPNGAQYRVGPAQLSGMQHIGGPLGLNGMDMDLIDEEVLTSLVLELGLDRIQELPELFLGQNEFDFISDFVCKQQPSTVSC; encoded by the coding sequence ATGGCTGAACACATGATGATGCCCATGACCCACGGCTTCAGGATGGGCATGAACGGACCTCCGCAGCACAACGGCCAGCCCGGCATGCGCACTCTGCCCAACGGCCAGGTGATGCACTACGGCAGGAACCCTCAGAACAGCATGGAGGCTGCCATGAGACAGAGGCAGGGCATGGTGGGACCTGGCGGGATGGCCGGCCCTGTGAACGGAGTTCCCATGgccaaccaccaccaccagatGATGTCTGGAAACATGATGTACAATGGCCAGGgtccgcagcagcagcagcagcaccaccacATGCacccccagcagcagcagcagcagcatcatcagcagcagcagcagggtggACACCCACAGCAGTATCTCCCTGGTAACCTCACCTCTCAGCAGCTTATGGCCAGTATGCATCTGCAGAAACTCAACACTCAGTATCATGGACACCCGCTGGTCTCAGCCAACGGCCACCATATGCCCAATGGTGCTCAGTATCGGGTGGGTCCGGCCCAGCTATCAGGCATGCAGCACATCGGCGGCCCTTTGGGACTAAACGGCATGGACATGGATCTGATCGACGAGGAGGTTCTGACTTCACTAGTGCTGGAGCTTGGGTTGGATCGCATTCAAGAGCTGCCCGAGCTCTTCCTGGGACAGAATGAGTTTGACTTCATATCGGACTTTGTGTGCAAACAGCAGCCGAGCACGGTGAGCTGTTGA